GCTTGGGCAACGGCCCGGAAGTGTGCTTTCATCCCCACTTGATTAGGTTTGTTGTAGTACGGCACCACCACTAACGCTGCATCAATGCCCGGAATCTGACTAACTTCCGTCGTGAAGTCGATGGTTGCCTGGGTGTTGTTGCTTCCGGTCCCCGCAATCACGGGCACCCGACCGTCGATAAACTGGGCAAAGTTCGTGTATAAACTAATCTTTTCGTCGTGGGTTAACGTCGGTGTTTCTCCCGTCGTCCCCCCGATTAAGAACCCGTTGCCACCTTCTTGTAACAAACGGTCCGTCAACGTTTCTAGGGCCGGGTAATTAATCTCTTGGTCTGCAGTAAAGGGCGTAATCAGCGCCGTAATGATATCAGTCTTAGTAAAATCAGCCATCATTTACTCCTTTTCTGTCATTCGTTGTTGTAACCAGCCGGTAATCGCACTAATCCCGGGTTCAATCGCTGCTTCGTTCGGAACCAGTTCACTGGAGTGCAGTTGATGCTCGGGATCACCGATGCCTAGCCAAAACATGGTGCCTGGGAACTTGGACAGCAGGTACCCAAAGTCCTCCCCGGTCATCGCCGGTTCCGTTTCAATGTACTGGACGTGCGGGTTCTTTTCCATATATTGAATAAACTCCTGCGTCAGGTGCGGATTGTTTTCCACCGGGAGGTAGCCACCTTGGTTTAAGTGGAGGTCCACCTGGCAGTTGTAACTCGTCGCAATTCCATTGGCTACGGCCCGGAGCCGGTCGTCAATGTGTTCAATCATTTTCTGGGTCAGGCCCCGAATCGTCCCGTGGAGGTCGGCTTCTCCGGCAATCACGTTCCGAATCGTCCCAGCGTTAAACTGCCCGAAGGTAATCACGCCGCCTTCGATCGGATCGACGCTCCGCGATACAATCGTTTGCACCTGTCCGATGAACTGACTGGCAGCGACAACCATGTCGTTCGCGAATTGTGGATAGGCCGCATGTCCCTGCGTCCCCGTAAAGTGAACGTCCACTTCCGTGGTCCCGGCAAAGAGAGTGCCCATCCGACAACCGATGGCACCAGCGGGAAGTTGGGGATTATCGTGTAGCCCGTAAAATTCGTCCGGTTGCCATTGCCCGGTAAAGAGGCCGTCTTCATACGCCAATTTCCCCCCGTTTTCACTTTCTTCGGCTGGTTGAAAGAAAAACAGCAGGTTGTCAGTTGGTTGTGCTTTTACAAACTGGGCCAGTACCCCCATGGCCACGGTCATGTGAATGTCATGTCCACAGGCGTGCATCCGGCCTTCGTGCTGCGACTGAAACGGCAATCCGGTATCTTCAGTCACCGGCAGGGCATCAATGTCCGTCCGGTACCCAATCGTCCGAGTTGGATTGCTTCCATGTAATAACACCATGATGGCGGTCGGTAACTGTTCCGGAACCTGCACCTCCGCGAAGTCACAGTCGGCCGTCAGAGCATCAATCTGCTTCATTAACAAGTCATGCGTTTGAAACTCGTGTAAGGCGAGTTCTGGAATCTGATGGAGTTCTTGATAAAGTTCGTGTAAATCCAATGTCATGGTTTAGCCCCGCAGGTCGTCTTCGAGTTTGGTCTTGTCCAAGGTCTTTTGGTTCACGTCTTTGACCTTCTTCGCCGGCATTCCGGCCACCACCGTGTAAGGAGCAACGTCTTCGGTTACCACGGCGCCAGCGGCCACTACGGCTCCCTTACCGACGTGGACGCCTTCGATTACCACAGCGTTAGCGCCGACTAACACGTCATCGTCAATTTGCACGGGTTTAGCACTAGCTGGTTCAATTACCCCAGCTAAAACGGCCCCGGCCCCAATGTGGGAGTGCTTCCCAACAATGGCCCGGCCGCCTAAGACCGCGCCCATGTCGATCATGGAATCGGCCCCGATTTCGGCCCCGATGTTAATCAAAGCACCCATCATGATCACGGCGTCTTTGCCAATCTTAACCTGATCTCGAATGATGGCTCCTGGTTCAATCCGGGCTTCAATGTTCTTGGTATCTAACAACGGCACGGCTGAATTCCGACCGTCGTTTTCAATTTCGTAGTCAGTAATGTGGGCATCGTTAGCGGCTAGGAATGGTTTGACGTCCTTCCAGTCTCCAAAGATTACCCCGGTTTGATCGTTTACAAATGCGCGAAGCGAAGCCGGAAACTCGATGGCGGCAAGGTTCCCTTTGAGGTAAACCTTCACGTTCGTTTTCTTTTCTGCGTTTCCAATAAATTGAATGATTTCTTGTGCGTTCATTTCAGCCATGTTTTTACTCCTTCATTAAATGTTTAGGTTAGTTTTCATCAAGGGCAACGTCTAAGTGCGTCAAGTCCGCTAACGTTTCGCGTTTCACCACGACCCGAGCCTGGCCGTTTTCAACGAAGACCACGGCGGGACGTGGATTCCGGTTGTAGTTGGAAGCCATCGAGTACCCGTAGGCTCCGGTTGCTAGTACGGCAATCACGTCGCCTGCTTTGACCTCGGGAAGGTGCGCATCCTTCACCAGGATGTCTCCCGATTCACAGTACTTACCAGCCACCGTGACCGTTTCGGTCTTTTCGGGATGGACATTGTCGGCAGCCACCGCTTCGTAAGCCGCACCGTACAGGGCGGGGCGAATGTTATCGCCCATTCCGCCGTCGACCGCTACGTACTTGCGAATTTCTGGAATCGTCTTTTGCGATCCGACCCGGTAAAGACTCACGCCGGCGGGTCCGGCAATTGAACGCCCCGGTTCGATCCAGACCGCTGGTAACGGCAAGTTGTTGGCTTCCGTTTCTTCCTTCAAGGTCGTTAAAATCTGTTCCACAAATTCTTCTGGCCGAATCGGGTGATCGTCATCCGTATACTGGATTCCAAAGCCCCCACCAACGTTCACCACCTGGGGCGTGTAGTTAAACTCGTCGCGCCACCGCTTCATTAACTGCACCAGTTTCTGGGTTTCAATCTTGAAGCCGTCGGTCGCAAAAATTTGCGAACCAATGTGAGAATGAACTCCCTGCAGGTGCATCCGCGGTTGGTCTAACACTAGTTGCAGCGCTTGGTCCGCTTGGCCGGTCAAGAGATCAAAGCCAAACTTACTGTCCTGTTGACCGGTTTGGATGAATTCGTGGGTGTGGGCCGAAACGGCCGGAGAAACCCGTAGCATCACGTTAATTTCCGCGTCTTCTTCCTCTAGGACCTGGGCTAACAATCCAATTTCGTAGAAGTTATCGAGCATAATCGTACCGACGTGATGGCGGACGGCCATCTGTAACTCCTCGTAGGATTTGTTGTTCCCGTGGAAGCTAACTTTCTCCATTGGGAAATCCGCTTTGATGGCCGTCGCCAATTCACCGGCCGAAACCACGTCAATGTGCGCGTGTTCCTGGTTAACCACCTGGTACATGGCGACACAGGCAAAGGCCTTGCTGGCGTAACTAACTGCATAGTCCATGTGTTGTTCTTCAAACACCCGGGCAAAAGCCCGAATCTGGTGGCGAATCTTGGCCACGTCATAGACCTGCAGCGGGGTGCCAAATTCATCCGCAAGCTTGGTGGCGGGGATACCGCCGATTAATAATTGATTATCCTGAACTTCATCACTACTTAACATTCTTTTTCCTCCTCAATCGCTATAACCAAACAAAAAGGGCCTTTCGGTACGGAAGCTCCGTCCAAAAGACCCTATTGTCGCAGGTTAGAATCGATTTTATGAATAGCTCCCCGGGAACTGAATCCCGACAGTCCGCAGTCTCTTAAACTACGTCCCAGTTATCTAAGGTCCATCTCCCCTAGCACTTCGGCACGAAACCCTTTCCCTAGATTCTAAGCTGGATGGCAGCTCCCCTAAGTACTCTTGTCCTGTGCGACCTCTATTTGATTTGTTTCCAGCATAACGAAAAAGCCCCCAGACGTCAACCTCTTGCTAGCTTCCTGACTTAAATTTCTTTATTTCTATATAGAGTTTGCCAAAAACGTCCGTTATTGCGCATAATTAAGTTGCACAATTAAAAAAATGATGATAGTTTCACTAGTAATCCAACCAACGAGGTTAAATAACTTATGAAAGTAGTTAAATTTGGAGGCAGTTCGTTAGCGGACGCCACCCAGTTCGAAAAAATCATCCAAATTATCCAACAAGATCCAGAGCGGCGCGCCATTGTGGTTTCAGCTCCTGGAACCCGTTTTAAAGGTGACATCAAGGTGACAGACTTGCTGATTCAGTATTCAGAAGCTGTGAAAAACCAGGTTGCTGTGGCCGACCTGCAAGCAGAAATCATTGCCCGGTATCAAAATATTGCCGAACATTTTAACGTACCGGCCGCCGTCATGGACCACATTCAAGCAGTCATTCGGGACTTAGCTACTCAGACTTATCCAGATTACGCCCACCAACTGGCAACTTTTAAGGCTCACGGTGAGTATCTGAACGCCTACCTGTTAAGTCAGATTCTAATCAAGCTCGGACTTCCCGCCCAATTCATGGATCCTAAAGAAATCGGCTTTAACGTGGCTGGTCCTGTCAACGATGCCCACGTTACAGATGACACTTACGACCATCTTGCTACCTACCGAGACAATCCCGACTACCTGGTTTTTCCCGGCTTCTTTGGAATGAACGAGGCTGACGGAACGATTGCGACCTTCTCGCGGGGTGGGTCTGACATTACCGGTTCGATTGTCGCCAAGGGGCTGCACGCCGAAGTTTACGAGAACTTTACGGACGTCAACGCGATTTACTCGGTTGATCCTCACATTGTTTCCCAACCCAAGGGAATCCAAACGATGACCTACCGGGAAATGCGGGAACTATCCTACGCCGGATTTTCCGTCTTTCACGACGAGGCGTTGCTTCCGGCCATCGATGCTCAAATTCCCATTAACGTCAAAAATACCAACCAACCGGATTTGCCCGGAACCTTGATTGTGCCGGAAAAGGGCTTTAAACCGAAGGGCTTTATCACCGGGGTGGCCAGTTCAAAGGGCTTTTCTGCCCTCTACCTGCACCGCTACCTGCTCAACAAGGAAGTCGGTTTTACCCTGAAACTGCTTCAAATTTTGTACAAGTACGGGATTTCTTACGAACACATGCCATCTGGGATTGACGATTTAACCATCATTTTTGACAACCAGCAACTGACCCCACAAAAGGTCAAGGCGATGTGCAACGACATCAGAAACGAACTCCATCCTGACCAGTTAGAATGGATTGACCATTATGCCATCATCATGATTGTCGGCGAAGGGATGCAACTGAGTCCCAACACAATTGAAAAAATCATTCGGCCCCTGACCGACCACAACATCAACATTCACATGATTAACGAAGGGGCTTCCAAAATCTCGATTATGCTGGGCACCGATGAGGCTGATGCCCAAAAATCGGTCAAGCTCATCTACCAGCACTTCTTTGATAACAACCGGATTTTTAATTACTAACAGGAGATCTTAATTATGCCAACTTTACGCAAAGTTCATGGCTCTGAAAATCGCTTTTTCATCTTGGATCGGACTCAATTCGATCCCGAACCAACGCTCAACCAAATTTCACGGTTAGCCGTGCAACTAAAACAAAGTGACGACGACCGTTTTAACGATATCGACGGCATCCTAGTTGTTGATTACTCCGACCATCCGGGGTGTGCCGGCAAAATGACGGTGGTTAACGCTGACGGAAGTATTGCTTCCATGTGTGGAAACGGCTTACGGACGGTGGCTCGCTACCTCGCCGAACAAAGTGGTCAAACGAAATTTTTAGTCGAAACCCAAGACGCTGATTTACACGTGGAACAAGCCGAAACGTTAGCACCAGAAGTGCCAGCGTTTGGGGTCGAAATTGCCCCAGTTCGTTTCAACGCGGCTGCCTTTCCGTTTGCAGAACTTGGCGGCGACACGGTCTTAAACCGGCCGTTGCCCCAACTTGCCCCAGACCTCGATTTTACTGCGATTGCAGTTCCTAATCCCCACTTGATTAGTTTCATGGACCACGAAACCTTAACCGGTGGCTTACAAGCCCAATTAGGACCTTACTTAAACGGGCAAAACCCGTACTTTCCTGACGGAGTAAACCTCAACTTTGCCGAAATTCTGGGTCAGGACGAACTCTTCGTCAAGACCTACGAACGGGGCGTCGGCTTCACCAATGCCTGTGGAACCGGGATGACCGCTACCAGTCTCGCCTACGTCTTAAATCACGACCAGGGTGACTTTGACCATGTCGTGACCGTTTACAATCCGGGTGGAATGGTGAAGGTTCACGTGGCGCGGACTGGTCAAAATTACGCGCTGCGCTTAATTGCCAACGCCACCACCCTCGGCAACTGGACCATTAGCGATAACGCCCTCTTGAACGGTCAATTTGACCAAGGTGATTACCAACCCACCACGGAAGAAACGGCTTACCAAAATTGGGTCAAAGCACTGCAAACTAACTAAAACCAAAAAACTCGTCTTCTTCGTGGAAGGCGAGTTTTTTAATTGAAGTCATTTCACTTTACTTACTAAAAATAAGTAGATATAATAAGATTATTCAAAATACATAAAGGAGTTAAACATTATGACAACTGTAAACGTAATCTTAGGAAGTGTCCGTGAACCATCGATGGGAGAACGCCTCTTTCAATACCTGCAACGCAACCAAACCGAGTTAGAAAAGGCTAGCAACGTCAACTTAAAATTCTTAAAGGTCAGTGACTACCAGCTAGACCCTTATACAGAGGCCCTACCACCAATGGGAACGCCTGATTATCCCACTGGTTTAGCGGACAACGCCCAACGGTGGGTCGAAGACGTTTCGGCTGGTGACGGGATTTTGCTGTTAACCCCCGAATACGACTACTCGGTTCCGGGAGCTTTAAAGAATGCCTTTGACTACCTGGGAACGGGAGTTAGCGATACGCCGATTCAAACGATTAGTTACTCAATGGGTTCGTTTGGAGGGATTCTCGCTTCCATGGCTTGGTTACCAGTTTTCCAAGTGCTGAGCTTGGTCAGTGTGCCACGCAACCTCAACCTTCGTTTCATTCAAAACATATTTACGGAAACCGGTGAACTCAACCCCGACTTAGAGGCTAGCGAACAACAATACTACGCCGAAAAGATTACACAAACGGTCCAAAACATCGCTAATTACGCTATTAAACTTAAATAAATTGCATTTCAAAAAGGCCATGAAAATTCATGGTCTTTTTTAGTGGCTTGCTTTTTATATTATACGATGTATAATATTACTGAAAGTAAAGGAGCTGATAATCATCGCCATTCAAATTAGTTCAGAAGTGCTGGAGGGAATCGTTTTAGCCCTCCTGTCCCAAGAAGATTATTACGGCTATGCCCTGACTCAGGGTGTGAAAAAATTCATTCCCATCTCTAATTCAACCCTTTATCCGATTTTACGGCGGTTGAAAAAGGAAGAATGGGTTACCACCTACGATCAGCCGTTTGACGGTCGCAACCGTCGTTACTACCAAATTACAGTTGCGGGCCTCGCCCAACTCGAAAAGGTGAAAGCCGACTGGAACCACCATAAACAGATTGTCGATCAGGTCTTTAATAATCAAATGCCAAAGGAGGATGATGAATAATGCCAACGGACCAAGAACAATACATTACGGAGCTAAAATACTACCTCAAAACGATGCCCCAAAAGGAACGCGATGATGCCACCACTTACTATCTGGAGTACCTTAAAGACGGTGATTTAGTGAACTACAAAGACATCGTAGAAAACCTGGGAACGCCCCGCCAGCTAGCCCGGCAAATCACCGCTAACTACACGATTTCTGAAGACGAGAAGCAACCTAAAAAAGAAGGCAGCGTCAACCACAACGTTAAGCTAATTGTGACAATCTTAGCCGCCATTGCTTCTCCAGCGTTGCTAGGGATTGCCGGCTTTATATTGTTGATGCTGTTCATCTTCGTCTTTACCATCGGTGCGCTCCTTTTTGCCGCACTTTTTGCGGCCGGACTCTTCATTTGGCTCGGAATCACAACCATCTTTAGTAAGGGGATAATTGCCCTAAGTATCCTGGGATTAGGATTAATCATTCTGGGAGTCCTACTGATGATTCCGTCGCTTGTCTACTTCGTGGTCCGCTTTATCATTCAAATTGGAGCTAATTGGACCAAAAAAATCTACCGCTACTCACAAGCAAAATTAAATCCACGAAAGGATGGTTACCATGGTTAAATTTATGAAACGGACCCTCATGGCCGGCATTACTTTAGCAGTAACCGGCTTAATCCTTGGGGTCATCGGCTTTTACGCTGGTGGAAAAGTCCACGGATTTGAAAAGGCCTACTCGCACAATACCAATCACATTGAATTCAACATTGGTAATGATTCAGATGATGATGACAATTAATAAAGGAGTTTTGCAGTATGAAAGTAGCCGTAATTGGCATTCCTGTATGTCTCAGTTTGTTGCTAGCATTAGTCATTATTAGCTTAATGTTAGTGCTGGAATTTGGGTAAAAAAAGAGCGTTTAGTTAGGAATTAAGCTAACTAAACGCTCTTTTTTGTAGGAATTAAGCTTTATTTTCAGAGCCAAAGACCCGAATCCGGTCTAAGCACATGTCGACCAATTTGTCAGTTCCAGCAGTGAGGAGAATCCGGGGATCGTAGTTCTTCCCCTGCAAATCTTCGTCACTCAGGATGTAATCCCGTAAGCCTTGGTGGAAAGCCAGTTGTCCTTCGGTGTTGACGTTCACCTTGGCAATTCCCAGTTGAATGGCTTTGCGAATTTGGTCATCCGGAATTCCAGAACCACCGTGCAATACCAACGGAATCCGTTTGCCT
This genomic stretch from Fructilactobacillus carniphilus harbors:
- the dapD gene encoding 2,3,4,5-tetrahydropyridine-2,6-dicarboxylate N-acetyltransferase; protein product: MAEMNAQEIIQFIGNAEKKTNVKVYLKGNLAAIEFPASLRAFVNDQTGVIFGDWKDVKPFLAANDAHITDYEIENDGRNSAVPLLDTKNIEARIEPGAIIRDQVKIGKDAVIMMGALINIGAEIGADSMIDMGAVLGGRAIVGKHSHIGAGAVLAGVIEPASAKPVQIDDDVLVGANAVVIEGVHVGKGAVVAAGAVVTEDVAPYTVVAGMPAKKVKDVNQKTLDKTKLEDDLRG
- the dapF gene encoding diaminopimelate epimerase; protein product: MPTLRKVHGSENRFFILDRTQFDPEPTLNQISRLAVQLKQSDDDRFNDIDGILVVDYSDHPGCAGKMTVVNADGSIASMCGNGLRTVARYLAEQSGQTKFLVETQDADLHVEQAETLAPEVPAFGVEIAPVRFNAAAFPFAELGGDTVLNRPLPQLAPDLDFTAIAVPNPHLISFMDHETLTGGLQAQLGPYLNGQNPYFPDGVNLNFAEILGQDELFVKTYERGVGFTNACGTGMTATSLAYVLNHDQGDFDHVVTVYNPGGMVKVHVARTGQNYALRLIANATTLGNWTISDNALLNGQFDQGDYQPTTEETAYQNWVKALQTN
- a CDS encoding PadR family transcriptional regulator → MAIQISSEVLEGIVLALLSQEDYYGYALTQGVKKFIPISNSTLYPILRRLKKEEWVTTYDQPFDGRNRRYYQITVAGLAQLEKVKADWNHHKQIVDQVFNNQMPKEDDE
- a CDS encoding NADPH-dependent FMN reductase; translated protein: MTTVNVILGSVREPSMGERLFQYLQRNQTELEKASNVNLKFLKVSDYQLDPYTEALPPMGTPDYPTGLADNAQRWVEDVSAGDGILLLTPEYDYSVPGALKNAFDYLGTGVSDTPIQTISYSMGSFGGILASMAWLPVFQVLSLVSVPRNLNLRFIQNIFTETGELNPDLEASEQQYYAEKITQTVQNIANYAIKLK
- a CDS encoding N-acetyldiaminopimelate deacetylase, with amino-acid sequence MTLDLHELYQELHQIPELALHEFQTHDLLMKQIDALTADCDFAEVQVPEQLPTAIMVLLHGSNPTRTIGYRTDIDALPVTEDTGLPFQSQHEGRMHACGHDIHMTVAMGVLAQFVKAQPTDNLLFFFQPAEESENGGKLAYEDGLFTGQWQPDEFYGLHDNPQLPAGAIGCRMGTLFAGTTEVDVHFTGTQGHAAYPQFANDMVVAASQFIGQVQTIVSRSVDPIEGGVITFGQFNAGTIRNVIAGEADLHGTIRGLTQKMIEHIDDRLRAVANGIATSYNCQVDLHLNQGGYLPVENNPHLTQEFIQYMEKNPHVQYIETEPAMTGEDFGYLLSKFPGTMFWLGIGDPEHQLHSSELVPNEAAIEPGISAITGWLQQRMTEKE
- a CDS encoding DUF1700 domain-containing protein yields the protein MPTDQEQYITELKYYLKTMPQKERDDATTYYLEYLKDGDLVNYKDIVENLGTPRQLARQITANYTISEDEKQPKKEGSVNHNVKLIVTILAAIASPALLGIAGFILLMLFIFVFTIGALLFAALFAAGLFIWLGITTIFSKGIIALSILGLGLIILGVLLMIPSLVYFVVRFIIQIGANWTKKIYRYSQAKLNPRKDGYHG
- the lysA gene encoding diaminopimelate decarboxylase, producing the protein MLSSDEVQDNQLLIGGIPATKLADEFGTPLQVYDVAKIRHQIRAFARVFEEQHMDYAVSYASKAFACVAMYQVVNQEHAHIDVVSAGELATAIKADFPMEKVSFHGNNKSYEELQMAVRHHVGTIMLDNFYEIGLLAQVLEEEDAEINVMLRVSPAVSAHTHEFIQTGQQDSKFGFDLLTGQADQALQLVLDQPRMHLQGVHSHIGSQIFATDGFKIETQKLVQLMKRWRDEFNYTPQVVNVGGGFGIQYTDDDHPIRPEEFVEQILTTLKEETEANNLPLPAVWIEPGRSIAGPAGVSLYRVGSQKTIPEIRKYVAVDGGMGDNIRPALYGAAYEAVAADNVHPEKTETVTVAGKYCESGDILVKDAHLPEVKAGDVIAVLATGAYGYSMASNYNRNPRPAVVFVENGQARVVVKRETLADLTHLDVALDEN
- a CDS encoding aspartate kinase — protein: MKVVKFGGSSLADATQFEKIIQIIQQDPERRAIVVSAPGTRFKGDIKVTDLLIQYSEAVKNQVAVADLQAEIIARYQNIAEHFNVPAAVMDHIQAVIRDLATQTYPDYAHQLATFKAHGEYLNAYLLSQILIKLGLPAQFMDPKEIGFNVAGPVNDAHVTDDTYDHLATYRDNPDYLVFPGFFGMNEADGTIATFSRGGSDITGSIVAKGLHAEVYENFTDVNAIYSVDPHIVSQPKGIQTMTYREMRELSYAGFSVFHDEALLPAIDAQIPINVKNTNQPDLPGTLIVPEKGFKPKGFITGVASSKGFSALYLHRYLLNKEVGFTLKLLQILYKYGISYEHMPSGIDDLTIIFDNQQLTPQKVKAMCNDIRNELHPDQLEWIDHYAIIMIVGEGMQLSPNTIEKIIRPLTDHNINIHMINEGASKISIMLGTDEADAQKSVKLIYQHFFDNNRIFNY